Proteins from a genomic interval of Veillonellaceae bacterium:
- a CDS encoding stage V sporulation protein AE gives MPKKVRVILITDGDRVAQQVIEEIGNSLGLRCISASAGNPTPISGKEIVALLKTVPYDPVLVMFDDRGESSKGLGERAMEYVASHPDIEVLGAVAVASNTTGINGVEVDASVTMSGDIVASSVDKNGEIKQGSRHDTRITGDTVDVLNDIEVPVIIGVGDIGKMDKADDIRRGAPITKKAIEEVLKRSGVNYGHRTQD, from the coding sequence TTGCCGAAAAAGGTGCGGGTTATACTTATAACTGACGGGGACCGAGTCGCCCAACAAGTTATTGAGGAGATAGGAAACTCGTTAGGGTTAAGATGTATATCAGCTTCGGCAGGAAATCCAACCCCAATAAGCGGTAAGGAAATTGTCGCTTTATTAAAAACAGTACCTTATGATCCGGTATTAGTTATGTTTGACGATCGCGGTGAGAGTAGCAAAGGCTTAGGTGAGCGAGCCATGGAATATGTGGCGTCACATCCCGATATAGAGGTACTCGGGGCTGTGGCGGTAGCATCTAATACAACCGGCATTAACGGTGTTGAAGTTGATGCCAGTGTTACAATGTCAGGCGATATCGTTGCTAGTTCGGTTGACAAGAATGGTGAGATAAAGCAAGGAAGTCGACATGATACACGAATCACTGGTGATACCGTAGATGTTCTAAACGATATCGAAGTACCAGTAATAATTGGTGTTGGGGATATCGGAAAAATGGATAAAGCAGATGATATCAGGCGTGGTGCACCGATTACAAAGAAGGCGATTGAGGAAGTTTTGAAACGGAGTGGCGTAAATTATGGTCATAGAACGCAAGATTGA
- the spoVAE gene encoding stage V sporulation protein AE, with the protein MLITKSNLIVRAKGEKDVQSYLLAFLIGGLICVIGQLLMDLTPLTPAHVLVLFVVSGGILSGIGIYQPLVDFAGAGATVPLLGFGHTLVSGTIEEVAKIGIMGVFTGALKATAAGIMAAVVFGFLMAVIFNPKG; encoded by the coding sequence ATGTTGATAACAAAATCAAACCTGATCGTGAGGGCGAAAGGAGAAAAAGACGTGCAGTCGTACTTATTGGCATTTTTAATTGGCGGTTTAATTTGTGTGATAGGACAGCTTTTAATGGACCTAACACCGCTAACGCCTGCACATGTATTAGTTTTATTTGTTGTTTCTGGCGGTATTTTAAGTGGAATTGGCATTTACCAGCCATTAGTAGACTTTGCCGGAGCAGGTGCTACCGTACCTTTATTAGGATTTGGACACACATTAGTATCTGGCACTATCGAAGAAGTTGCGAAAATAGGGATTATGGGGGTATTCACCGGTGCATTAAAGGCAACTGCAGCTGGTATAATGGCCGCGGTAGTTTTTGGTTTTCTAATGGCGGTAATCTTTAATCCAAAGGGGTAA
- the spoVAC gene encoding stage V sporulation protein AC encodes MASYGQQNKDEHQKYQEKVNQVSPKPPLLKNIVWAFVVGGLICTLGQFFQNAFMDAGIARKEASALSSVVLVFLGAFFTGLGIYDELGRRAGAGSVVPITGFANSIVAPAMEFKREGYVFGIGAKMFVVAGPVLVYGMVTAFFIGLIYWILH; translated from the coding sequence ATGGCAAGCTACGGACAACAAAACAAAGACGAACATCAGAAATATCAAGAGAAAGTTAATCAGGTTTCGCCGAAACCACCCCTACTCAAAAACATAGTTTGGGCTTTTGTAGTTGGCGGACTAATTTGTACGCTTGGTCAATTCTTCCAAAATGCCTTTATGGACGCGGGCATCGCCAGAAAAGAGGCTTCAGCGTTAAGCTCAGTCGTCCTGGTCTTTCTCGGAGCGTTTTTTACCGGACTTGGCATCTATGACGAACTGGGACGTAGGGCAGGTGCCGGTTCGGTTGTACCAATAACAGGATTTGCAAATTCGATTGTTGCTCCGGCAATGGAATTTAAGCGCGAGGGTTATGTATTTGGGATTGGTGCTAAAATGTTTGTGGTAGCAGGACCTGTATTAGTTTATGGAATGGTGACCGCCTTTTTTATAGGGCTAATATACTGGATTTTGCATTAA
- a CDS encoding dodecin domain-containing protein has translation MVVKVIELVGTSPNNWTDAVDSAVMEASKTLDDILGVEVTNFTANIDNGRIAEYKADVKIAFHVH, from the coding sequence GTGGTTGTAAAAGTAATTGAATTAGTAGGAACTTCGCCGAACAATTGGACAGATGCGGTAGATAGTGCTGTTATGGAAGCTAGCAAGACTCTAGATGATATTCTTGGTGTAGAGGTTACTAACTTTACTGCAAATATTGACAATGGACGTATTGCTGAATACAAGGCAGATGTTAAAATAGCTTTTCATGTACATTAA
- a CDS encoding RNA polymerase sporulation sigma factor, SigF/SigG family has translation MLGDEELKDLIQRAQAGSKSAKEIIVEHNFNLVRSIVHRFTNRGYEWDDLFQIGCIGLIKAIERFDLNFSVKFSTYAVPMIIGEIRRAIRDDNPVKVSRPIKELAYRVHKTQEKLNGTLGREPTISEVAKELALAPQEIVSALEAVQPPASLYDSAFHDDGGEAIPLLDQIKAVDGQDNAYFDSLALKEVLARLPAKERTVITLRFFQDKTQSEIASLIGLSQVQVSRIEKQALKFLKDFMTTS, from the coding sequence ATGCTAGGGGATGAGGAGCTAAAAGATTTAATACAGCGAGCGCAGGCTGGCAGTAAATCTGCTAAGGAAATAATTGTTGAGCATAATTTTAACTTAGTAAGAAGTATTGTTCATCGTTTCACTAATCGCGGCTATGAATGGGATGACCTGTTTCAGATAGGATGTATAGGTCTAATAAAAGCTATTGAACGATTTGACTTAAATTTTAGTGTAAAGTTTTCAACTTACGCCGTTCCGATGATTATTGGCGAAATCCGCAGAGCAATTCGTGACGATAATCCGGTAAAAGTTAGCCGCCCGATTAAAGAACTAGCCTATCGAGTTCATAAAACTCAGGAAAAACTAAACGGTACATTAGGGCGAGAACCGACAATAAGCGAAGTTGCCAAAGAGTTGGCACTTGCACCGCAAGAGATTGTTTCGGCGCTTGAAGCAGTCCAACCGCCAGCCTCGCTCTATGACAGTGCATTTCATGATGATGGAGGCGAAGCGATTCCGTTGCTTGATCAGATCAAAGCAGTTGACGGCCAGGACAATGCTTATTTTGACAGCTTAGCGTTAAAGGAAGTATTGGCGCGGCTTCCGGCTAAAGAGCGAACGGTAATTACACTACGCTTTTTCCAGGACAAGACTCAATCAGAAATTGCATCACTAATTGGGTTATCTCAGGTACAGGTTTCCCGTATCGAAAAGCAGGCATTAAAGTTTCTAAAAGATTTTATGACGACCTCATAA
- a CDS encoding anti-sigma F factor — protein MAIKNTFRMTFGSLSENVGIARVTAAVFAAQLDFTINEIEEIKVAVSEAVSNSVIHGYGNESGQVELVMNLYEDNVEYIIKDCGRGIADINQARQPSFSSDPERMGLGFVFMESFMDELAIETQVGQGTTVRMIKKVQLNKTH, from the coding sequence ATGGCAATTAAAAATACTTTCAGAATGACGTTTGGCAGTCTTAGTGAAAATGTAGGCATTGCCAGGGTGACAGCTGCAGTTTTCGCTGCTCAGCTTGATTTTACAATAAATGAAATCGAAGAAATCAAGGTCGCGGTTTCTGAGGCAGTATCTAACTCAGTTATTCATGGCTACGGCAATGAAAGTGGACAGGTTGAATTGGTGATGAATTTGTATGAAGATAATGTTGAGTATATTATAAAGGATTGTGGTCGGGGAATTGCGGATATTAATCAGGCTCGCCAGCCATCTTTTTCCAGCGACCCGGAGCGTATGGGGCTAGGATTCGTATTTATGGAGTCCTTCATGGACGAACTTGCTATTGAGACACAGGTTGGCCAGGGAACAACAGTCCGAATGATAAAAAAAGTACAGCTCAATAAGACGCATTAG
- the spoIIAA gene encoding anti-sigma F factor antagonist — protein sequence MKIITVLKQGVLIVRVEGELDMHSANEFRQTIDNALDNNEAKHILLNLEGVDFIDSSGLGVILGRYKRVSLLQGQMLAAHIQPQVAKIFDLAGLLKIIKVYNNESEALACI from the coding sequence TTGAAAATAATTACTGTTTTAAAACAAGGAGTTTTAATAGTCCGGGTTGAGGGAGAACTCGATATGCACTCGGCTAATGAATTTCGTCAAACTATTGATAATGCACTCGATAATAACGAAGCAAAACATATACTACTCAATCTTGAGGGTGTTGATTTTATTGATAGTTCAGGCTTAGGCGTAATTTTAGGACGATATAAGCGAGTTAGTCTTCTGCAGGGGCAAATGTTAGCCGCCCATATCCAACCACAGGTTGCTAAAATTTTTGATTTAGCCGGATTATTAAAAATAATTAAGGTCTATAATAACGAATCTGAAGCTTTAGCGTGTATATAG